From Piliocolobus tephrosceles isolate RC106 chromosome 16, ASM277652v3, whole genome shotgun sequence, the proteins below share one genomic window:
- the ARL4D gene encoding ADP-ribosylation factor-like protein 4D, with the protein MGNHLTEMAPTASSFLPHFQALHVVVIGLDSAGKTSLLYRLKFKEFVQSVPTKGFNTEKIRVPLGGSRGITFQVWDVGGQEKLRPLWRSYTRRTDGLVFVVDAAEAERLEEAKVELHRISRASDNQGVPVLVLANKQDQPGALSAAEVEKRLAVRELAAATLTHVQGCSAVDGLGLQQGLERLYEMILKRKKAARGGKKRR; encoded by the coding sequence ATGGGGAACCACTTGACTGAGATGGCGCCCACTGCCTCCTCCTTCTTGCCCCACTTCCAAGCCCTGCATGTCGTGGTCATTGGGCTGGACTCTGCTGGAAAGACCTCCCTCCTTTACCGCCTCAAGTTCAAGGAGTTTGTCCAGAGTGTCCCCACCAAAGGCTTCAACACCGAGAAGATCCGGGTGCCCCTCGGGGGATCGCGTGGCATCACCTTCCAAGTGTGGGACGTCGGGGGGCAGGAGAAGCTGCGACCACTGTGGCGCTCTTACACCCGCCGGACAGACGGGCTGGTGTTTGTGGTGGACGCTGCGGAGGCCGAGCGGCtggaggaggccaaggtggagttGCACCGAATCAGCCGGGCCTCAGACAACCAGGGCGTGCCAGTGCTGGTGCTGGCCAACAAGCAGGACCAGCCCGGGGCACTGAGCGCTGCTGAGGTGGAGAAGAGGCTGGCAGTCCGAGAGCTCGCAGCCGCCACTCTCACTCATGTGCAAGGCTGCAGCGCTGTGGACGGTCTGGGTCTGCAGCAGGGCCTGGAGCGCCTCTATGAGATGATTCTCAAGAGAAAGAAGGCAGCTCGGGGTGGCAAGAAGAGACGGTGA